One region of Limnospira fusiformis SAG 85.79 genomic DNA includes:
- a CDS encoding glycosyltransferase: protein MEFDRQKLEQIDSELERSQSWLEQISHQMEQLPAQGSPSPAIIPPSLPQRKSILFYRDYRGLTGGHLKVWDYFNHILDSPDYLPQIYFSPESAIDANNPWFNIDKQLILSQPLSDPHIIFMDGMDWEFLSASQRHNSPIPIINLIQHIRHAYPDNPRYQFLNHKAIRICVSPEVGTYLAESRRVNGPLFIIPNGLDTSSFPQPRPDPQRDIEILISALKQPELGEQLQQRLAAMGYGVQLLTSLIPRRDYLQYLNRAKITILLPNREEGEGFYLPALEAMAMGTLTICPDCIGNRCFCFPGYNCMRPKYTVEGLLESVKEAIAFSEVRKSLVKKAAFQTVAEHGLMKERTAFMEILNHLEDLW from the coding sequence ATGGAATTTGACCGCCAAAAATTAGAACAAATCGACTCGGAGTTAGAGCGATCGCAGTCGTGGCTAGAACAAATCTCCCACCAGATGGAACAGTTACCCGCCCAGGGTAGTCCATCCCCGGCAATTATACCACCTAGCTTACCACAGCGAAAATCTATTTTATTTTATCGAGATTATCGGGGACTAACCGGAGGTCATTTAAAAGTCTGGGATTATTTTAATCATATTCTCGATTCCCCGGACTACCTACCCCAGATTTATTTTTCTCCCGAAAGTGCGATCGATGCTAATAACCCGTGGTTCAATATTGACAAACAACTAATTTTATCTCAACCGCTATCAGATCCCCACATTATCTTTATGGACGGTATGGACTGGGAATTTTTATCAGCCAGCCAGCGCCACAACTCCCCCATACCAATTATTAATCTAATTCAGCACATCCGGCACGCCTACCCAGATAATCCCCGCTATCAGTTTCTCAACCATAAAGCGATCCGCATTTGTGTCAGCCCAGAAGTGGGAACCTATCTGGCAGAATCACGTCGAGTCAATGGACCCCTGTTTATTATCCCCAATGGCTTAGATACCAGTAGTTTTCCCCAACCCCGACCCGACCCCCAACGGGATATCGAAATCCTGATTTCGGCCCTTAAACAACCGGAACTAGGCGAACAGTTACAACAAAGGTTAGCAGCAATGGGCTATGGGGTGCAACTGCTGACATCCCTAATTCCCAGAAGAGATTATCTACAGTACCTCAACCGTGCTAAAATTACGATACTCCTGCCTAACCGCGAAGAGGGAGAGGGATTTTACCTTCCCGCCCTAGAAGCCATGGCTATGGGGACTCTTACCATCTGTCCAGATTGTATAGGGAATCGGTGTTTCTGTTTTCCCGGTTACAATTGTATGCGACCCAAGTATACTGTGGAAGGACTGTTAGAATCGGTCAAAGAGGCGATCGCCTTTTCTGAGGTGCGGAAGTCTCTGGTCAAAAAAGCAGCCTTTCAAACGGTCGCTGAACATGGTTTAATGAAAGAACGGACAGCATTTATGGAAATCCTGAACCATCTGGAGGATTTATGGTAA
- a CDS encoding sulfotransferase, which produces MPDKKSESQVLIMTGMHRSGTSLTASLLQSAGLHVGRRLMQGTEFNPKGYFENIDFFEFHLDLLRSQGVNIDGWTLQDNLDVPEEFIDKANAIVEKNSLSHIWGWKEPRTTLFLDFWAQLLPDAKFLLIYRSPWDVIDSLYRRGDEIFRNQPELAVKYWIFYNQKVLDFYNKYGDKCLLANIETIVKYQDKYVAEINQKFGINLTNPSPAVYDDSLMQTNISEDGQRPSLIDYYFPEAIEMYQELESRGWHPNQTPDLSWNNQIKSSPYMAWAFRDWANYRLSAAENKSLRVELEGTQAKLEETLSQFNPTRDELEETRSQLQETESIVEQLKSQLEQTEGVLEKTHSQLQKTESILQESHNQLTQKNTELNQVRSQLESQFSQVQEELEQAKSQLSQTQWDVMKYQSQLHHTQEELEQAEQQNREILSNQNQLQSQLNESESRLMKTEMMFSQLRLQLEQANKTQIRTIAQLHDTQGKLEYSEFQQHQYLAELERLEPQLEKTEIQLSQSLVKLNQVEKNHQRTLVQLHQTQGNLETCQLYLAESQQQQTQYKNQLEEWEGLWGELIEQEDEMEKAIAQYQAKLQATEQELESSQHQLQQTQEEKTQWEQKIEEYEKLLAAASTQEDEMEKAIAQYQAKLQATEQELESSQHQLQQTQEEKTQWEQKIEEYEKLLAAASTQEDEMEKAIAQYQAKLQATEQELESSQHQLQQTQEELQRSQDQQLKIEEELVRLRLERSLNPTGETTKQVEYRFLVWKAWSSYTMGNYDDMVVSLRQSWKFRNDSPSETILDWLRSFEQFSSEKSIPFNSESLTKLPEWQKLMKLVMANKPVLVSNLSNPKPVT; this is translated from the coding sequence ATGCCAGATAAAAAGAGCGAATCCCAGGTTTTAATTATGACAGGAATGCACCGTTCAGGTACATCCTTGACCGCTTCATTATTGCAAAGTGCTGGGTTGCACGTTGGTCGTCGGCTAATGCAGGGAACTGAGTTTAACCCCAAAGGCTACTTTGAGAATATTGATTTTTTTGAATTTCACCTAGATTTATTGCGATCGCAAGGTGTTAATATAGATGGTTGGACATTACAAGACAACCTGGATGTTCCCGAAGAGTTTATCGACAAAGCAAATGCAATTGTTGAAAAAAATTCTCTGAGTCATATTTGGGGATGGAAAGAACCTCGGACGACACTATTTTTAGATTTTTGGGCGCAGTTATTACCTGATGCTAAGTTTCTGTTGATTTACCGTTCTCCGTGGGATGTGATAGATTCTCTGTACCGCCGAGGAGATGAAATTTTTAGAAATCAACCCGAACTAGCAGTTAAATATTGGATATTTTATAATCAGAAAGTCTTAGATTTTTATAATAAATATGGTGATAAATGTTTATTGGCAAACATAGAAACAATTGTCAAATATCAAGATAAATATGTAGCGGAAATTAATCAGAAATTCGGGATAAATCTAACTAATCCTTCTCCGGCGGTTTATGATGATTCCCTAATGCAAACCAATATATCAGAAGATGGTCAACGTCCCAGCTTAATCGATTATTACTTTCCTGAAGCCATAGAAATGTATCAGGAACTAGAGAGTCGGGGATGGCATCCTAATCAAACTCCAGATTTATCATGGAATAATCAGATTAAGTCTTCTCCCTATATGGCTTGGGCTTTTAGAGATTGGGCGAATTATCGACTGTCCGCCGCCGAAAATAAGTCTCTTAGGGTTGAGTTAGAAGGGACTCAAGCTAAACTTGAAGAAACTCTGTCTCAGTTCAACCCAACTCGGGATGAATTGGAAGAAACTAGGTCTCAGCTACAGGAAACAGAGTCGATTGTAGAACAGTTAAAATCTCAGTTGGAACAAACGGAAGGGGTTTTAGAAAAAACTCACAGTCAACTGCAAAAAACTGAGTCAATTTTACAGGAGTCTCACAATCAACTAACTCAAAAGAATACCGAATTAAATCAAGTGCGATCGCAGTTGGAGTCGCAGTTTAGTCAAGTTCAGGAAGAACTAGAACAAGCCAAATCACAGTTGAGTCAAACTCAATGGGACGTGATGAAATATCAATCCCAACTACACCATACGCAGGAAGAACTAGAACAGGCGGAGCAACAAAACCGGGAAATTTTATCTAACCAAAATCAACTACAGTCTCAACTGAATGAGTCTGAGTCTCGGCTGATGAAAACTGAGATGATGTTTAGTCAATTAAGACTACAACTGGAGCAAGCTAACAAAACCCAAATCCGAACTATTGCTCAACTTCATGATACCCAAGGTAAACTAGAATATTCGGAGTTTCAACAACATCAGTATCTAGCAGAATTAGAACGACTTGAGCCACAACTGGAGAAAACTGAGATCCAATTGAGTCAGTCTTTGGTTAAACTTAACCAGGTTGAGAAAAATCATCAGCGAACTCTGGTACAATTACATCAAACTCAAGGTAACTTGGAGACCTGTCAATTGTATTTAGCTGAAAGTCAACAACAACAAACCCAGTATAAAAATCAACTGGAAGAGTGGGAAGGACTTTGGGGAGAATTAATTGAACAGGAAGATGAGATGGAAAAAGCGATCGCTCAGTATCAGGCAAAATTGCAGGCGACGGAACAGGAGTTAGAATCATCTCAACATCAACTACAGCAAACTCAAGAGGAGAAAACCCAATGGGAACAGAAAATTGAGGAGTACGAAAAACTTTTGGCGGCGGCGAGTACACAGGAAGATGAGATGGAAAAAGCGATCGCTCAGTATCAGGCAAAATTGCAGGCGACGGAACAGGAGTTAGAATCATCTCAACATCAACTACAGCAAACTCAAGAGGAGAAAACCCAATGGGAACAGAAAATTGAGGAGTACGAAAAACTTTTGGCGGCGGCGAGTACACAGGAAGATGAGATGGAAAAAGCGATCGCTCAGTATCAGGCAAAATTGCAGGCGACGGAACAGGAGTTAGAATCATCTCAACATCAACTACAGCAAACTCAAGAGGAGTTACAACGGTCGCAAGACCAACAGTTAAAAATAGAGGAAGAACTGGTTAGGTTGCGTTTAGAGCGATCTTTAAACCCGACTGGGGAGACGACAAAACAAGTAGAGTACAGATTTTTAGTATGGAAGGCATGGTCTTCATATACAATGGGGAACTATGATGACATGGTTGTAAGTTTGAGACAATCTTGGAAATTCCGAAACGACTCTCCCTCAGAGACGATTTTAGATTGGCTAAGAAGTTTTGAGCAATTCTCATCGGAGAAAAGCATCCCGTTTAATTCTGAGTCGCTAACCAAGTTACCGGAGTGGCAAAAACTGATGAAATTGGTCATGGCTAATAAACCCGTTCTAGTCAGCAACCTGTCAAATCCGAAACCCGTCACTTAG
- the tadA gene encoding tRNA adenosine(34) deaminase TadA codes for MQPTYTTHSHWMRQALKLGAAAGEAGEVPVGAVIVNQQGKLIAQGENRRERDRDPTAHAEIIALRQASQVLGDWHLDTCTLYVTLEPCPMCAGAIIQARIGLLVYGADDPKTGSIRTVFNLPDSPASYHRLPVLGGILESSCRQQLQSWFAQHRGNMSPLRQSNNCHPLP; via the coding sequence ATGCAGCCAACCTACACCACCCATAGTCACTGGATGCGACAGGCCTTAAAACTAGGCGCAGCAGCAGGAGAAGCCGGAGAAGTCCCCGTCGGTGCAGTCATTGTCAATCAACAGGGAAAACTGATTGCCCAGGGGGAAAATCGCCGGGAACGCGATCGAGACCCCACCGCCCATGCTGAGATTATAGCATTACGGCAAGCCAGTCAGGTATTAGGAGATTGGCATTTAGACACCTGCACCCTGTATGTCACCCTAGAACCCTGTCCCATGTGTGCAGGAGCCATTATTCAAGCTAGGATAGGTTTATTGGTCTATGGTGCCGACGACCCCAAAACTGGCAGCATTCGCACCGTTTTCAATCTTCCAGACAGTCCCGCCTCCTATCATCGTCTCCCTGTCCTAGGGGGTATTCTCGAATCATCCTGTCGCCAACAACTGCAATCCTGGTTTGCTCAACATCGCGGTAATATGTCACCATTGAGACAATCTAATAACTGTCATCCTCTGCCATGA
- a CDS encoding lysophospholipid acyltransferase family protein — protein MVTVQSIKPWSNSSPSSETKSSGVARWLTSIVYPLGRLVVLPFYFKKITVTGRENLPKDGPVILAPTHRARWDAFIVPFATGPYVTGRDSRFMVTADEMQGLQGWFIRQIGGFAVNQKHPAIATLRYGVDLLRQGEMLVIFPEAGIFRDHQIHPLKAGLGRLAIQAESHYPNLGVKIVPISIHYSPNIPHWRSEVNVTIGKPLEVKKYATGPAKKESIRLMSDLNQALIEIDSL, from the coding sequence ATGGTAACAGTTCAATCGATTAAACCCTGGTCTAATTCATCTCCTTCTAGCGAGACTAAATCCTCTGGAGTCGCGCGTTGGTTAACTTCTATTGTTTATCCCCTGGGACGCTTGGTGGTTCTTCCCTTCTATTTTAAAAAGATTACCGTCACCGGACGGGAGAATTTACCCAAAGATGGTCCGGTAATTTTAGCACCCACCCATAGAGCGAGATGGGATGCTTTTATTGTACCATTTGCAACAGGTCCTTATGTCACTGGACGAGATTCGCGGTTTATGGTAACTGCTGATGAAATGCAAGGACTTCAAGGGTGGTTTATTCGCCAAATCGGAGGGTTTGCGGTTAATCAAAAACATCCAGCGATCGCCACTTTGCGATATGGCGTTGATTTACTGCGCCAGGGAGAAATGTTAGTGATTTTTCCAGAAGCAGGCATTTTTAGGGATCACCAAATTCACCCTCTCAAAGCCGGATTAGGTCGTTTGGCAATTCAGGCTGAATCCCACTATCCTAATTTAGGGGTTAAGATTGTGCCTATATCTATCCATTATAGCCCCAATATTCCCCATTGGCGCTCTGAAGTTAACGTCACAATTGGGAAACCCCTAGAAGTCAAAAAATATGCCACAGGTCCCGCAAAAAAAGAATCTATCAGGTTGATGTCAGACTTAAATCAGGCTTTAATCGAGATTGATAGTTTGTAG
- a CDS encoding tetratricopeptide repeat protein encodes MSVSYFDTANQLLRKGQLDEAIASYNQAIAASPKSAWYYHNLGEALSQQGKIDEAIAAYRQATELNPNSAWSYDNLGTLLNQQGNLPEAVRCFRQAIELDPYFWQFYHNLALVLIKQGHPEEAVSLLQKAIELTADDAELYHSLGKAYHQQQQYSEAVTAYRQGLELNPYWSDCYMSLGQTLEALGETEEAIASYRRAYELNPNLSEALPKLQTVLESQGRWEELATLYRRCCIVDPNSATSHKYLGTALANSGKLSEAAESYQKALELDPNLVEILQPLGQVLTQLNQWEAAVDIFRKATQVDPNSASFYHQLGQALTKCDRLSEALAAYQKASELHPTSTPVLFDLGQVLTKLYHWSEAIATYQKALYLNPPNQAEIQTHLQEVQDKQRHLDEEIAAYSESHEFHPNSSESYEKFAQFLRSKGKIEDAIIGFHQACILNPQSAVAYHQLGYTLAQSQRWDEAIIAYRKAGELNPHSPHVQYHLGQALAEEGRLEEAIAHFKQSITIDPEFEEGYDALKQAIAKKKGSL; translated from the coding sequence ATGAGCGTCAGTTATTTCGACACAGCCAATCAACTCCTAAGAAAAGGTCAGTTAGACGAGGCGATCGCATCCTACAATCAGGCGATCGCCGCCAGTCCTAAATCAGCTTGGTATTATCATAACTTGGGAGAAGCCCTCAGCCAACAGGGAAAAATCGACGAAGCTATTGCAGCCTACCGTCAAGCTACGGAACTTAACCCTAATTCTGCCTGGTCTTATGATAATCTGGGAACCCTCCTAAATCAACAGGGTAACTTACCAGAAGCCGTTCGTTGTTTCCGCCAGGCTATTGAACTTGACCCATATTTCTGGCAGTTTTACCACAATTTAGCCCTAGTCCTGATCAAACAAGGCCACCCAGAGGAGGCCGTTTCCCTATTGCAAAAAGCCATTGAGTTAACAGCCGATGATGCCGAACTATACCACAGCTTGGGTAAAGCCTACCACCAACAACAGCAATATTCAGAAGCAGTTACAGCCTATCGTCAGGGGTTAGAATTAAACCCTTATTGGTCTGACTGTTATATGAGTTTGGGTCAAACTTTGGAGGCTTTGGGAGAAACCGAAGAGGCGATCGCCTCCTATCGTCGAGCCTACGAACTTAATCCCAATTTATCAGAAGCCCTGCCCAAATTGCAAACAGTCCTGGAGTCCCAAGGACGTTGGGAGGAATTAGCCACCCTATACCGTCGCTGTTGTATTGTTGATCCTAACTCAGCCACCAGTCATAAATACCTGGGAACAGCTTTAGCCAATAGTGGAAAGCTATCGGAAGCGGCGGAGAGTTATCAGAAAGCCTTGGAGTTAGACCCAAATTTGGTAGAAATTCTGCAACCCCTAGGACAGGTTTTAACCCAATTAAATCAATGGGAAGCCGCCGTTGATATATTCCGAAAAGCCACCCAAGTCGATCCTAACTCTGCTTCATTCTACCATCAATTAGGGCAGGCTTTAACCAAATGCGATCGCCTATCAGAAGCACTCGCCGCCTATCAAAAGGCTTCCGAACTCCATCCCACTTCCACCCCAGTCCTGTTTGATTTAGGTCAGGTCTTGACTAAACTTTACCATTGGTCGGAGGCGATCGCCACCTATCAAAAAGCCTTATATCTTAATCCCCCCAACCAGGCTGAAATTCAAACTCATCTACAGGAAGTTCAGGACAAGCAGCGCCACCTAGACGAGGAAATCGCCGCCTATAGCGAAAGCCATGAGTTTCATCCCAATTCTAGCGAATCCTACGAAAAATTTGCACAGTTTCTCAGAAGCAAGGGAAAAATCGAAGATGCGATCATAGGATTTCACCAAGCCTGTATTCTCAATCCCCAGTCAGCCGTAGCCTATCATCAACTAGGTTATACCCTAGCTCAGAGTCAACGCTGGGATGAGGCAATTATAGCTTATCGAAAAGCTGGCGAACTTAATCCGCACTCTCCCCATGTACAATATCACCTGGGACAAGCCTTGGCTGAGGAAGGACGCTTAGAGGAAGCGATCGCTCATTTCAAACAGTCCATCACCATTGACCCAGAATTTGAAGAGGGTTATGATGCTCTCAAGCAGGCGATCGCAAAAAAAAAAGGTAGCCTCTAA
- a CDS encoding sulfotransferase family 2 domain-containing protein, with translation MKSSVNWNNLESQGIVRGWILPDQGGCDPSDIVVLINGQKLTSEQIKPKRFQRNSDNLRVNFCFDLSPYNLQNGDQIQLAFKDTGEILGTSKSGSKESKKTVTYVNVKKQISSHKMIKIWLRHAPQPLYNKSLNLTLIFCAKSACSFGVKWFFYQAGLYQEAESYHRFPHKYRTEIFMPNPEYQKHIREVDRILNSNIVCLVRDPFSRAVSSYIHAIKTGYDNDGISKFLGIKIGRKNSFCFDEFVQYLKSLDIRNCNIHHQMQAHPLMEMGIIKPHIIKVENLFNDFQEVEKKLGLNPAPLSEISKSLEFHRTPKDSEFKKECYHIQFPPSRKQLFPHYKYFYSEELVRDVANIYRADFEIFGYKPELDLELTVQAPSQPSFAQIEKDLLKWRENLNEIRG, from the coding sequence ATGAAAAGTTCTGTAAACTGGAATAATTTAGAAAGCCAGGGAATTGTCAGAGGCTGGATATTACCTGACCAAGGAGGTTGTGACCCTTCTGATATTGTTGTATTAATTAATGGTCAAAAGTTGACTTCTGAGCAGATTAAACCTAAACGTTTCCAGAGAAATAGTGATAATCTACGGGTGAATTTTTGTTTTGATTTATCTCCCTATAATTTACAAAATGGAGACCAAATACAGTTGGCCTTTAAAGATACAGGAGAAATACTGGGAACCAGTAAATCAGGAAGTAAGGAATCCAAAAAAACAGTGACTTATGTTAATGTTAAAAAACAAATATCTTCCCATAAAATGATAAAAATATGGCTTCGTCATGCTCCACAACCTCTATACAATAAATCGCTTAATTTAACTTTAATTTTCTGCGCTAAAAGCGCTTGTAGCTTTGGTGTAAAGTGGTTTTTTTACCAGGCAGGACTATATCAAGAGGCAGAATCATACCATCGTTTTCCTCATAAGTATAGAACGGAAATTTTTATGCCAAATCCTGAATACCAAAAACATATCAGAGAAGTAGACCGCATATTAAATTCAAATATAGTCTGCTTGGTTAGAGATCCTTTCTCTCGTGCAGTTAGTAGCTATATCCACGCTATTAAAACCGGATATGATAATGATGGAATCTCAAAATTTTTAGGGATAAAGATAGGTCGTAAAAATAGTTTTTGTTTTGATGAGTTTGTACAGTATTTAAAATCACTGGATATTAGAAATTGTAATATTCACCATCAGATGCAAGCTCACCCTTTAATGGAGATGGGTATAATAAAACCTCACATTATCAAAGTTGAGAACTTGTTTAATGATTTCCAAGAAGTAGAGAAAAAGTTAGGCTTGAATCCTGCTCCACTTAGCGAAATTAGCAAATCCCTAGAGTTTCATCGCACCCCGAAGGATTCTGAATTTAAAAAGGAATGTTACCATATTCAGTTTCCTCCATCGAGAAAGCAATTATTTCCACATTACAAATATTTCTACTCTGAGGAGTTAGTTCGGGATGTTGCTAATATTTACCGCGCTGATTTTGAGATATTTGGGTACAAGCCAGAACTAGATTTAGAGTTGACTGTTCAGGCTCCGTCTCAACCTTCATTTGCTCAAATAGAAAAAGATCTGCTCAAGTGGAGAGAGAACTTAAATGAGATCAGAGGTTAA
- a CDS encoding sulfotransferase family 2 domain-containing protein produces the protein MPRQCYVFHDKKLVLFWSPKCACTAITNWLYYGLLGNVTSNKKPQQAPRILLAKQGFFRSINTYEDLDKISNYDGYLKVIFMRHPLSRLISAYLNKFVYYNGKILDEFHKLEPFSKKVVQEIYKYNNWDIDQNYKGIRFRDLIDYVKLNKSKNKPIDHHWDTQVYDSYNPQLFSFDYIFQQEKFVGGINQLNNIFNIDYVPPKINSTINYRNQDTSNAEDYDILKEVQLDDLFSVDILSLNIFDEENLANIDTQTLYRKFINDKIINSVYEIYKQDYQVGKYDKNVIFDISSQKNEVSENMKSFVNWKTLETQRVVRGWILPDSGICEPSDIIVLINGKKLTDENINLKRFHKNSNTFQVNFCFDLSPYNLKNGDQIQLAFRNTGNILGTSQFIEQSSPSCDDNTIYLFIHIPKTAGTSFRKGLEKQFNPSQVIYDYGIKSPVTSPIIKSSIYGESASPLQLKDYVDEKKIKVIGGHIGGANQIAIQHYCSIFGNRLKLVTFLREPIRRCLSNYFHMYDHYGYSGTVETFVKQRPNWQSRVLKDIDLENLYFLGITEKYNESVEFFNRISHTSLPSLSLNKNPKIENFIQNLPQSTLDLVVENNTLDLELYEAGVQLFERRLSESRESNKSVTYVNFDQKISHSEVRKIWLRHHPQPLYNKSLNLTLIFCAKSACSFAVKWFFYQAGLYQDVESYHRHPHKYRSEVFIQDPQYKKQIRSTKEILNSHILCLIRDPFSRAVSSYIHAIKTGYDDPEISKFLERNISRENSFCFDEFVQYLKSLDIRNCNIHHKLQAHPLIEMGIIKPHILKVENLFDDFANIEKTLGLSPAPLEQISKSLEFHKRPRDHGFEQECHQTKFRWTQQQLFPHYKYFYSDELVRDIANLYRADFEIFGYKPELDLELTSQAPSQPSFAQIEKDLLKWRDNLNKIRG, from the coding sequence ATGCCTCGCCAGTGTTATGTTTTTCACGACAAAAAGCTAGTATTATTTTGGTCTCCTAAGTGTGCCTGTACAGCGATAACCAATTGGTTATATTATGGTTTACTGGGGAACGTCACTTCTAACAAAAAGCCACAACAAGCTCCCAGGATATTGTTAGCTAAACAGGGTTTTTTTAGGTCAATCAATACTTATGAAGATCTTGACAAGATTAGCAACTATGATGGTTACTTGAAAGTTATATTCATGAGACATCCCTTGTCAAGATTGATCAGTGCTTATCTAAATAAGTTTGTTTATTATAATGGTAAAATATTGGATGAATTTCATAAATTAGAACCCTTTTCAAAAAAAGTAGTTCAGGAAATATACAAGTATAATAATTGGGATATTGACCAAAACTATAAAGGGATTCGATTTCGTGATTTGATTGATTATGTTAAACTCAATAAAAGCAAAAATAAACCGATAGATCATCATTGGGATACGCAAGTTTATGATAGTTATAATCCTCAATTATTCTCCTTTGATTATATTTTTCAACAGGAAAAATTTGTTGGAGGTATTAATCAATTGAACAATATTTTTAATATTGATTATGTTCCTCCCAAGATAAATAGTACCATCAATTATAGAAACCAAGATACCTCAAATGCTGAAGATTATGATATATTAAAAGAAGTCCAACTTGATGATTTATTTTCTGTGGATATATTGTCTTTGAATATTTTTGATGAAGAAAATTTGGCTAATATAGACACCCAAACTTTATACCGAAAATTTATCAATGATAAAATCATCAATTCAGTTTATGAAATCTACAAACAAGATTATCAAGTCGGCAAATATGACAAAAATGTTATCTTTGACATTAGCTCACAAAAAAATGAGGTAAGTGAAAACATGAAAAGTTTTGTTAACTGGAAGACTTTAGAAACTCAAAGAGTTGTTAGAGGCTGGATATTACCTGACTCCGGTATTTGTGAACCATCCGATATTATAGTATTAATTAATGGAAAAAAACTGACTGATGAGAATATTAACCTTAAACGTTTCCATAAGAATAGTAATACTTTTCAGGTTAATTTTTGCTTTGATTTATCTCCATATAATCTAAAAAATGGAGATCAAATACAGTTAGCCTTTAGAAATACAGGAAACATACTAGGAACCAGTCAATTTATTGAACAAAGTTCCCCATCATGTGATGATAATACTATATATTTGTTTATTCATATTCCTAAAACTGCTGGCACCTCTTTTAGAAAGGGATTAGAAAAACAATTTAATCCTTCTCAAGTTATCTATGATTATGGCATTAAATCTCCAGTCACCAGTCCTATAATTAAATCTTCAATTTACGGGGAATCTGCCAGTCCATTACAGCTTAAAGACTATGTTGATGAGAAAAAAATAAAAGTCATAGGAGGACATATAGGAGGCGCTAATCAAATTGCGATACAGCATTATTGCTCTATTTTTGGTAATCGTTTAAAATTAGTTACATTTCTGAGAGAACCTATCAGGCGGTGTTTATCTAATTATTTTCATATGTATGATCATTATGGTTATTCCGGTACTGTTGAAACATTTGTCAAACAACGACCTAATTGGCAATCGAGAGTATTAAAAGATATAGATCTGGAAAACTTGTATTTTTTGGGAATCACAGAGAAATATAATGAGTCTGTTGAATTTTTTAATCGTATTTCTCACACTTCCTTACCATCACTCAGCCTCAACAAAAACCCTAAAATTGAAAACTTTATACAAAATTTACCTCAATCAACATTAGATTTAGTTGTTGAAAATAATACTCTCGACCTAGAGTTATACGAAGCTGGTGTTCAACTTTTTGAGAGAAGATTATCAGAAAGTAGGGAATCAAACAAATCAGTGACTTATGTGAATTTTGACCAAAAGATATCTCACAGTGAAGTTCGTAAAATATGGCTTCGTCATCATCCACAACCTCTATACAATAAATCGCTTAATTTAACTTTAATTTTCTGCGCTAAAAGCGCTTGTAGCTTTGCTGTAAAGTGGTTTTTTTATCAGGCCGGACTTTATCAAGATGTAGAATCCTACCATCGTCATCCTCATAAGTATAGATCCGAGGTTTTTATCCAAGACCCTCAATACAAAAAACAGATTAGATCCACAAAGGAAATTTTAAATTCTCATATTTTATGTTTAATTAGAGATCCTTTTTCTCGTGCAGTTAGTAGCTACATTCATGCTATTAAAACTGGATATGATGATCCCGAAATCTCGAAATTTTTAGAAAGAAATATAAGCCGTGAAAATAGTTTTTGTTTTGATGAGTTTGTACAGTATTTAAAATCACTGGATATTAGAAATTGCAATATTCACCATAAGCTGCAAGCTCATCCTTTAATTGAGATGGGTATCATCAAACCCCATATTCTCAAAGTTGAGAACTTATTTGATGATTTTGCAAACATCGAAAAAACTTTAGGTCTTAGTCCGGCTCCACTTGAACAAATTAGCAAATCCTTAGAGTTTCATAAAAGACCAAGAGATCACGGATTTGAACAGGAGTGTCATCAAACCAAGTTCAGGTGGACTCAACAACAATTATTTCCACATTACAAATATTTCTACTCTGATGAGTTAGTTCGGGATATTGCTAATCTTTACCGCGCTGATTTTGAGATATTTGGGTACAAGCCAGAACTAGATTTAGAGTTGACTTCTCAGGCTCCGTCTCAACCTTCATTTGCTCAAATAGAAAAAGATCTGCTCAAGTGGAGAGATAACTTAAATAAAATCAGAGGTTAA
- a CDS encoding tetratricopeptide repeat protein, giving the protein MMLSSRRSQKKKVASKTDPISHYRHLLQASPNNPDLHQELGQLLHSQGQTQLAIAHYQKAIDLQPGPVHLWFYRNLGEAMVTDEHSRRP; this is encoded by the coding sequence ATGATGCTCTCAAGCAGGCGATCGCAAAAAAAAAAGGTAGCCTCTAAAACCGATCCGATTTCTCATTATCGGCATTTACTCCAAGCCAGTCCCAACAACCCTGATCTCCATCAGGAGTTGGGACAGCTTTTGCATAGCCAGGGTCAAACCCAATTAGCGATCGCTCATTATCAAAAAGCCATAGACCTCCAGCCGGGACCTGTTCACCTGTGGTTTTATCGCAATTTAGGAGAAGCCATGGTGACTGATGAACATTCCAGGCGACCTTAG